A section of the Rhizobium sp. BG4 genome encodes:
- a CDS encoding Crp/Fnr family transcriptional regulator: protein MATAKPAHSFKTPCEQCPLRPLPHFREFSGDELDFVSRFKKGELAADAGATILVEGANSAHLFTVLSGWGFRYKTLEDGRRQILNYVMPGDLIGLQGTIMDEMQHSVEALSPVSLCVFERDKLMTLYNKHASLAFDITWIAAQEERILDEHLLSIGRRTALERAAYLVAFLYERGKRLNLFNGRKFIPITQQHIADTLGLSIVHTNKTLKKLAERGLIRWQERGCEVLNGEGLLEIAGWEGLAEGRRPFI from the coding sequence ATGGCAACGGCAAAACCAGCGCATTCGTTCAAGACACCGTGCGAGCAATGTCCCTTGCGGCCATTGCCGCATTTCAGGGAATTCAGCGGTGACGAACTGGATTTCGTCAGTCGCTTCAAGAAGGGCGAGCTTGCCGCCGATGCGGGGGCGACGATCCTCGTCGAAGGCGCCAACAGCGCCCATCTCTTCACCGTGCTCTCCGGCTGGGGCTTTCGCTACAAGACACTGGAAGACGGCCGCCGCCAGATCCTGAACTATGTGATGCCCGGAGACCTGATCGGCCTGCAGGGCACGATCATGGACGAGATGCAGCATTCGGTCGAGGCGCTGTCACCCGTCTCGCTCTGCGTCTTCGAGCGCGACAAGCTGATGACGCTCTATAACAAGCATGCGTCGCTCGCCTTCGACATCACCTGGATCGCCGCGCAGGAGGAGCGAATCCTCGACGAGCATCTGCTGAGCATCGGCCGCCGCACCGCGCTCGAGCGCGCCGCCTATCTCGTCGCCTTCCTCTATGAACGCGGCAAGCGGCTCAACCTGTTCAACGGCAGAAAATTCATCCCGATCACCCAGCAGCACATTGCCGATACGCTCGGCCTGTCGATCGTCCACACCAACAAGACGCTGAAGAAACTGGCCGAGCGCGGACTGATCCGCTGGCAGGAGCGCGGCTGCGAGGTGCTGAACGGCGAGGGCCTCTTGGAGATCGCCGGCTGGGAAGGGCTTGCGGAGGGCCGGCGCCCTTTTATATGA